The Lacerta agilis isolate rLacAgi1 chromosome 5, rLacAgi1.pri, whole genome shotgun sequence genome has a segment encoding these proteins:
- the FANK1 gene encoding fibronectin type 3 and ankyrin repeat domains protein 1 isoform X1 — translation MATGLWARPSRREESQPAAAHGGRRRGYAQQHVVEGLEPRTTYRFRLKVTDPSGESAYSAPVCVTTTSEPMSGDHLHRAVSRNDVDQVLTILKGRQVVVDTLNKLGFTALMVASQKGYTSLAQILVENGADVNRKNASGKDSLMIACYAGHLDIAKYLRSQGASWLSRDLGGCTAMHWAADGGHVDVIEWMIKDGCQVDPKDTGLEWTPLMRLCAITGKADVATTLLDAGADVNAKDKDGKTPLMVAALNNHEELVALLLERGADPDVKNEFGKGALEMARGMNRQSVVSIIEERKRQLSNLNMDSSASSATIV, via the exons GGGATATGCTCAACAGCATGTGGTGGAAGGTCTTGAACCTAGAACAACCTACAGATTTCGACTTAAAGTTACAGATCCTTCAGGGGAGTCTGCTTACAGTGCACCTGTTTGTGTAACCACAACGA GTGAACCAATGAGTGGAGACCATCTCCATCGTGCTGTTAGCAGAAATGATGTAGATCAAGTCCTTACTATTCTTAAAGGAAG gcAAGTGGTGGTAGATACACTCAATAAACTAGGATTTACAGCGTTGATGGTTGCTTCACAAAAAGGATATACTAG TCTTGCACAGATTTTGGTAGAAAATGGAGCAGATGTGAACCGGAAGAATGCCAGTGGGAAAGACAG tTTAATGATAGCTTGTTATGCTGGTCACCTGGACATTGCTAAGTATCTCAGATCCCAGGGAGCTTCTTGGTTATCCAGAGACCTTGGGGGATGTACAGCTATGCACTGGGCTGCTGACGGAGGACATGTCGATGTTATTGAGTGGATGATCAAGGATGGTTGTCAG GTTGATCCTAAAGACACAGGCTTGGAGTGGACTCCGCTGATGAGACTATGTGCAATAACAGGAAAAGCAGATGTGGCCACAACTTTACTAGACGCTGGAGCTGATGTGAATGCAAAAGATAAGGATGGCAAGACACCTCTTATG GTGGCAGCATTAAATAACCATGAAGAATTGGTAGCATTACTTCTAGAAAGAGGAGCAGATCCTGATGTTAAAAATGAG tttggcAAAGGTGCCCTGGAAATGGCTAGAGGCATGAACAGACAG agTGTGGTTTCAAtaatagaagaaagaaaaagacaattAAGTAATCTGAACATGGATTCTTCTGCATCCTCTGCTACAATTGTGTGA
- the FANK1 gene encoding fibronectin type 3 and ankyrin repeat domains protein 1 isoform X2 has protein sequence MEAGGGGEKSSGADGKAEKEGKRGRHSISKPRPPVVVVRHVSHHNIHLSWDLEEQRKGPQEQWLKFSVEEEDVKLHKYGLIYMGYAQQHVVEGLEPRTTYRFRLKVTDPSGESAYSAPVCVTTTSEPMSGDHLHRAVSRNDVDQVLTILKGRQVVVDTLNKLGFTALMVASQKGYTSLAQILVENGADVNRKNASGKDSLMIACYAGHLDIAKYLRSQGASWLSRDLGGCTAMHWAADGGHVDVIEWMIKDGCQVDPKDTGLEWTPLMRLCAITGKADVATTLLDAGADVNAKDKDGKTPLMVAALNNHEELVALLLERGADPDVKNEFGKGALEMARGMNRQSVVSIIEERKRQLSNLNMDSSASSATIV, from the exons GAAGACATTCCATCTCAAAACCACGCCCTCCAGTTGTAGTTGTACGCCATGTGAGCCACCACAATATTCACCTTAGTTGGGACTTGGAAGAACAACGAAAAGGTCCTCAGGAACAATGGTTAAAATTTTCAGTTGAAGAGGAGGATGTGAAGTTGCATAAATATGGCCTAATTTATAT GGGATATGCTCAACAGCATGTGGTGGAAGGTCTTGAACCTAGAACAACCTACAGATTTCGACTTAAAGTTACAGATCCTTCAGGGGAGTCTGCTTACAGTGCACCTGTTTGTGTAACCACAACGA GTGAACCAATGAGTGGAGACCATCTCCATCGTGCTGTTAGCAGAAATGATGTAGATCAAGTCCTTACTATTCTTAAAGGAAG gcAAGTGGTGGTAGATACACTCAATAAACTAGGATTTACAGCGTTGATGGTTGCTTCACAAAAAGGATATACTAG TCTTGCACAGATTTTGGTAGAAAATGGAGCAGATGTGAACCGGAAGAATGCCAGTGGGAAAGACAG tTTAATGATAGCTTGTTATGCTGGTCACCTGGACATTGCTAAGTATCTCAGATCCCAGGGAGCTTCTTGGTTATCCAGAGACCTTGGGGGATGTACAGCTATGCACTGGGCTGCTGACGGAGGACATGTCGATGTTATTGAGTGGATGATCAAGGATGGTTGTCAG GTTGATCCTAAAGACACAGGCTTGGAGTGGACTCCGCTGATGAGACTATGTGCAATAACAGGAAAAGCAGATGTGGCCACAACTTTACTAGACGCTGGAGCTGATGTGAATGCAAAAGATAAGGATGGCAAGACACCTCTTATG GTGGCAGCATTAAATAACCATGAAGAATTGGTAGCATTACTTCTAGAAAGAGGAGCAGATCCTGATGTTAAAAATGAG tttggcAAAGGTGCCCTGGAAATGGCTAGAGGCATGAACAGACAG agTGTGGTTTCAAtaatagaagaaagaaaaagacaattAAGTAATCTGAACATGGATTCTTCTGCATCCTCTGCTACAATTGTGTGA